The genomic window AGGGTCTTGCTTAGCAAAGGCTAAGCAGCCGGCATAGAGAAACACAAGAGACAGGATTAAAATAAGTGTAGAAAGCTTTGATTCGGCAGACATTTTAAAAAGTGTAACTTGGTGCAGAGATTTCAGAGATGGAGATTGGGATTATATATGGTGAATGGATGGGAAAGAGTGGCAAAATGCGTGCATGCATGGAGACGGGTGTCCAGTGTACGTGTCAAGGCCAGTAAATGCTGAAAGGCCGCGTGGTGTCGGCTTGCATGGGATGAAAAAAATGAAGGGACCATTTTGTTTGATGACGCTTTGAGTTCGGAATGGAGCGAGAGATCGCGTTCGCGTGGCATCATAAGGCCTTGAGAACGGAGCCTTCACGTGGGCGCACGGTTATGGCAAAGTACTACCATGTTGGACATGGTAGGAGGCTGCATATCTGGACTTTGATGTTGTCGTTTTATGGATTATAATTTTGTTGATGCAAGATCGAAGTGGTGATTCACGGTGGATCACTCGAAAGGCAGAGAGTTACAGAATCGGAGTATCGGTTGGTAAAGGGAAGATAGCAAAAAGTATCAGAGGAAAGAATGAAATGTCGTGGTTCCGTAAACTTAATTAATCTACTGATAAGTATGTGTTGTCGTGTCAATACAacaaatatattttatgtatacgTAGCAGGTATTCTATTTATGTCAAGGGCCTCATGCTCGTGAGATTATAAGCTCGCAAGGTTTTGGCCTCGTTGGCTCACAAAATGATCTTTTTTAATCTAGAGTATTAACCTCGAAAATCAGCTAGATGCAAAGTAGGCTTATggtaaatttattttgatgttttcaaGTTAATTTAGAGTCAATAGGCTTGAGTTTTACAAGCCAACCATTACAAGTACTAATTTTTTCGAGTTCGAACTATTTCaaatttagggtctgtttgattcccagtaaaatattttccgtaaaatgatttctggaaaatgttttacttttctgtaaaatgatttactggaaaatattttctggtgtttgattgaatctgtgtaaaatattttctgctgcttgacaaattttttaaaaatatttttcggaaaagttgtttttacatatattaatatatattaataaatttttatattttaaattatttttacatatattgcaataatttatttataataacactcaattattaagctacaatattaatcgttataaattaaaaaaaactaatatcaaataaattatttgtaattgtgttaaaaaaaagtattgaataattaaaaaaacaagttactaaaaaatcgataaacagaaacAGTTTTCTACCAAAAATGAAGAAAGGAATGAAgaaggcgatagagaggagagcacagaaaatgtcttacggaaattgaaagggtaagacattttccctaaaatgtaacccatttacccttgttttggagttcattttccaaatagaaaatattttccgccaatcaaacgctggaaaagttggaaatgatttttcGAAAAATCAATTtcgtcaatcaaacagacccttaaattatttcaaattcaaattaattttgaattcaaatcaattcaaatttaaatttatcttttttattatcaaatcCAGTTAAATCGAGTTTAGGGTCAAATTTTGCCGATTCAAGATGCATAGATAACCATTTTTCAACCGTGAGAAACTTAACAAATGCATTATAACGCATAAGGAAGAAAGTGGTGAATGGTTCATGCAAGAAAATATGGCACCATAAATAGCTATACTCTAGTAAACTGTTTAACCTCGGACGTTTAAATACAATCCAAAATATTTAATCGCAAGATCTGCCAACCAAATTAAACGCTAGAAGCAGACCTTGATCAAGAGTATTATTGATGATAGGCAAATGCCCCTGAACCATGGACCATATCTCTATAGCCTCTTTGCCCCATACGTTTGGTGCCTCGAATGAGATTGAACAAGGTTCTTTAAAGGTCAGGCATGCCCACCCCGGTTTTAGGATCGTATGTCTTCTGCAACACAAGATCCATTGGAGTATCCTTGGGACCAGCTGCAACACAGAATAACCGGAATAAGTTATAGGCAGAACTTGAGCGCTGGGGAAATATTTTATATAACAAATTTACATCACTGTGCTGCACTGGTTTCCACTTCCTACACAATTATATATGACATGCTTATGAACAAAAGCCTGTTTCTAAATGATGGTTAAGAAGTACAAATGGACCTGATACCTTACAGGAAGGTAACGTGACCCAACTAAACACAGCAGAAATAACAGACAAGCAATAACAACTATCTTTGAAAAGGAAAACTGCGAAAGAAAGTATCATCTTTCTGGATTTTAATGACATATATGCACACAATGCCAAAAGCCATGTTGTATTCTTCATTTGCACCTGACAATTTAGAACCCATGACAGACTGACAAGCAGTGGTGAAACAGAAGAGAAGcagaaattttcaatttcaactcTTCACAGTCtctgattgatatatatatatatgttacccACTCATTAGGACATATGCACTATCCCTTCAGGTATTCCTTAAAACGAGGGAATTAAACTCAAATCACACAAGActacccccccccccaaaaaaaaacaaagtgaTCAATGGAATTTCTCCCTCAACCATCAACTACATCCAAGCTTTTAAAGAATTGGATTTAAAGAACTGAAATGAGTATACAATGATAACAGCAATAGGCAATGAGCATACAAAAGATACGAGGTAACCAAGTACGCATGTAAAGGAAATTTGGAATATTTACATAGTGTCATTGTTAGAGTATTTACATCAAACATTTAAGGCAAATATTTACAAACACAGAATCATATATATCCAAGTTCCTAGTTTCAATTCCAATTTATAGCCTTCTCTAGAATTGCAACTATGTAGGCAAGCTAGTTGTAGTCATTGTTAAAGCATACCATGTACTGTTGCAAATAGCAAAAAAGCTAAGTTCTAGGTCcttgaaattttacattttagggtaTAGTTTACTGTGTTCTATTAAGAGTCTTTGACCAGTTTTCTAAGTCCTAACTTCCATTGATAGCCTTCTTAGGTGACCACTTATGATACCACTTCATCAATATCACTGAACTGAAAACCGACTAACGATGTTTACAATTTCCATCCTTGTGACACAACAACTAGCTTCACTATCCTATGACCATCTTATTATTATAGACAATGAGCTGAATTTCGAATTCATATAGGCAATGAGCTCTTCCTGATGCAATTCCAAAAATAAGGTAGAAATGctagacatatatatatgaaaaaaagggGCAAAATTCCACTTAAATTGGGGAAGAACAAAAAGCATAGTGAAGTACCAACTGTAGGTCTTGGAGTAGTCCTTATCTTCAAGATCTCAGGGCGAGGAATTATCGACCCAGAAGCTCCTATACCTCTAGATACTCTCACCTTAGTTCCATCTTCTAGATATTTAACTCCAACCTTACAAGGCTTCCTACAACATTAGTAATCCATCAAAAAAGCtttcatttgttaaaaaataaaaaattaaaatatacaatcAGAATTAAAGCCAATACCCAGTAACAGGATCAAGAACTTGAACATTTGAGGCATGAAGTGGAGCCTCAACAGTAAATATACCACCTTCATGACCTGGACCTTGCTTAATGTGCTTTTTTACctgtaaaatagggaaaaaaaacTCACTTTTTTTAATACTTCCTAGTAAAAGAGCAAGACGCGTATCTTAAAATTTGAAGAGAATCTGACCAGATTTTTCCCTTCAACAATTACACGATTCTGAGAGCGAACAACGCGTTTGATAATGCCAGTTTCACCTTTATCTTTGCCCCTGATTATCATTACCTGTTCAATCcattacaattatatatataattggtttcgaatttatcttgaatttaaaaacaaaatgggAATTCAAAATCAGATGCTTACATTGTCACCCCTAAGAATTTTCCAGTGCCTAATAAGCTTCTCAGCTGCTTTCCAACCCATTTTAATCTTTACCCCCAAAGCTTCAGAAATTCAGAACAAAAACAGATAACTGAAAAATCAAAAACACAAAAAGGTAGGGTAGAGAGTACCTTAGATAACTGAAGCGCGGAGTTTTCGCCAATGATTCGAAAGATCTGGATCGTGCTCCTGCTAtattaggttttagggttttaggtttataCCTTTAAGGATTATGGGGTTTCCGACGGGTTGGGAACTAAAACTCTTTGACAACCCGTTTGGTTTCAGCTTTGGGCTTTTCAAAAGAGTCCACTCTGTTTGTTTGGGGAGGTTCGATAATGGGGATTCCACTGAATCAAGGAATGGTCCTCAAAAAGGTTAGAAACATAAAAGCACAAAGGGTAAAGACCAAGCCCAGAAGATAGAAGCCCAAAGTCTGTGTAAGGAACCCTAAGCCTAGAAGCAACCCGAACGTAATCTGAGAGAGAGTTGCCGCGAACCATCATCGGAGAGAATGGTATGACCACCTGATTGAAGATCGAAACATACCCAGAAACACTTGATCCAAAAAAGTTACTACAACTATAAAACACTGGTAAATCACAAACAGCCCAAAAACAAACCCCTCTTTGTGCTTCAGTCACCAATAGCTCTGCTAACAGAGacgaagtttaaaaaaaatttggggatgtggaaattaaattatatattttactattttaattgtctatatttttatagtttttaaagaactaaatcaaatttttattatttttaaggggccaaagtgtaattttattattactaaattaaaattttataaattataaaagaacttaaatgaaaatatttccATTTTAGGGGTCGGCCCCTTCCAACCCCCTCGCTCCGCCCCTGTTTGCGAACTAGTGCATTCTTTCTATTGTCAATGTCCATAACTTACTTAGTGGTTCCCATATAGCTCTTTCAAGAAAAAACTTTTATATCAAGGTTTTTTTTTACAACAACTAATCGAAAAGGGAAAGTTTCATATCAGGTCCTTGAACGTTTTGTTTTATCACACTTCAATCTCGTGTCGTTACTATGTCAGGCGGCACtaataaaaaatcttttttttttgaaaaccataGTGGTGCCGTCAACCAATCAGATGCCATCGATATTCACTATAGACAACATCTCATTTTCGTAATGAATATGTTTCCCATAccatttttgaatttaattattttttaatactgtttttattaaaaaaaacccttcagatcaaacattgacaaaaataaaGAGTCACCAACTCGAGCAAACGAAAATGAGTCATTGAAGGCacaagattcataatgtatttcacattTCAATGTGACAGAGATATCATTCTGATCCCTCCCATGTGATACCCATAGAAATGATTTAAATACAACCCGATTTAACCTACAGGAAAAACCAATGGAAATCTTAGCTcgaaaagtaaaagaattaagaaacaaacGCATGTCGTTAGTGAAACTCCCATGGCGAAACCTAGGGTTGAAGAGGTCACTTAGTGAAACTCCCATGGCGAAACCTAGCGTTGAAGAGGTCACGTGGGAGTCGGAAGAAATGATGAAATCACAATATTCCCACCTCTTTCCAAATAATTTGgaggatgaaatttattaaaagaaGGGAGAATTGTAACTATCTAATTTTAGCTGGTGTCAAAAATTGATGTTTCAGAACAGAATTTCATAAACCAAGTCAGTGAAATAATGAATAGAAGAACCTatgtatttaatttgaaaatatattattGGATGATCTAGAAATTAAATTAAGGAAACGATTAattataatagagggactaaattgtaatagtgcAATCTCTATTgagttttaaattatgaaatgctTGATGAATTAATTAGCAATTATGCAAGGGACCtaatggttatttaaccattattattcatgagttagtggatgagaAAAAATCATTCCATCCATTTCCACTAAGtagtttaatatataattataataattcatttgtaattaattaagtttaattaatccaCTAACCTTGAATATAAATATAATGTTAGAGGGAGAGAGAAGAATACTCATCTTCTCCATCATATTGTCATGCCgtacaaaagaaagaaagaaagaaattgttaGTTTGTGTAACACCCTTTGTCCGATCCGAACGTCGGGTCCGAGCTACGAAATGCTACAATTGTTGCCAGAGCAACTACTGTTAAACATATTGtaattatatcatttaaacaaaaatttatgTCTTAAACACCTTCATAATATGATATACAACTAAATTCAAGCCTTAATCGAGCTTACaataattcttttattaacccgagcacaaaatatgatcaaattgtaaagttttgaaaattcagGGTTGATGTTATGATGTCACATTCTCCACGTCGTGACGTCACCaaactataacacccctcactcaCCTCTGCCACTAAATTAGGATTACAGGATGTTACCGCACTTAACAAAACAGAATCATGATATATcaattcaaaaattattaaaatattcattaatcatcaagcattcagtTAAATATGTTATTCATACATTTTCGGGGgttaaatcgagcttacgaaagctttaaAACAATCTAGAACAAaacaatgactaatttgaaacatTCCAGAAAAGTATCGCAAAAtacaaaacaggggtcacacagtcgtgtcaccaggccgtgtaactcattatGGCCATGTGAACCTAATTGCCATCTAAATCAACAGACCACACGACCATGCCATCTACCCATGTATGACACACAACCGTGTAGCATGACGTGTATCAAGCCATGTGTACCTATAAGAGCCTTCTACATCAAGTTATAGATCCTTAAGTTCATTACCTTACAAACAAGCACTGAATTATACTTCAAccaattcaaatacataaaaaatgtGC from Gossypium hirsutum isolate 1008001.06 chromosome D12, Gossypium_hirsutum_v2.1, whole genome shotgun sequence includes these protein-coding regions:
- the LOC107930539 gene encoding 50S ribosomal protein L24, whose translation is MGWKAAEKLIRHWKILRGDNVMIIRGKDKGETGIIKRVVRSQNRVIVEGKNLVKKHIKQGPGHEGGIFTVEAPLHASNVQVLDPVTGKPCKVGVKYLEDGTKVRVSRGIGASGSIIPRPEILKIRTTPRPTVAGPKDTPMDLVLQKTYDPKTGVGMPDL